The genome window GTAAAAACCTGTTGTCTCTTACACTTACTTCACACGATCTGTTttggataacacacacactcttcaccACATGAAAGACAAGATGTGGTATATTTCTATTCAGATGAACCTTCAAACATGCAGATTGCACTGGAGAACTaagtacatttctttttcaaagagGTTAATAAATAGTTCAAACAATATTCCACAGTGTTGGGATGTGCTtgcttttttatcattttacattattacttGCCTTTCTTCATTATGTCGGTCATTGCATCTTTCgtattcttttcctttttacttATTTCTGTGAACTGCacagaaagttctagaaaaGCACCTCTGATCTTTGGAATTTTCCTGCAGACCAGCCATGGAAGATGAGCTTCTGTTTTAAGAAGATGCTGACACGGTAAGTTTCAGGCTGTGTTAAGCAAGCAAACAGTacgcaagacacacacacattaacatcAGTATGACCGTATCTTCTTGTACACGTGTGCATGCAGTATAGTTGTGATGGACAAGGCCTAGTGAATCTCTCcagaacagttttaaaaaaaatgtaagctttattgtgcctcatAACTGACTCCAAACACCCTTGAACTGTCTGAAAGATTTATTCCAATTTAAGTACAATTTTGtcatgaaatatttatgcacatttgtATTACCCATTGCACTGGACTGATCTCCAAATCTTTTCACActctatgtatttgttttatacGGGAACTAAGGAACAAATACcaacaaaaatgtaaaggaaTCCCTCAGAATACTTGGAAAATGCAAACAGTTTGAATTCCGCAGTAGAGCAAATAAAGTCTTAGTCGGCTTGCAAAAACAAATATGATTGcaaggtggttttttttctatttattatcatgcttgtcccatatggggtcgcggggaaccggagcctaccaggcaacagggcgtaagtgtgtgtgtgtgtgtgtgtgtgtgtgtgtgtgtgtgtgtgtgtgtgtattatcatgCTAGCAGTTACTTCAGGGCTATTCCACAACCCTGGGAGTTCTGGAGTGTTTGGTCTCTTTGCTCTGATTCCATTTCACTCTTATGTACAAGAACATGATGGTATTCATGGCGACTATGATCACAATGTACAAAATTTTTATCCGTAGACATGTTGACAGTCCAGGCCCTGCAGGGACAAAAACAACagtcattttcataaattaacacatttcacacacacattttcagaaccgcttgtcccatacggggtcgcgaagcctacccggtaacacagggcataaggccggagggggaggggacacacccaggacgggacggcagtccatcacaaggcaccccaagcgggactcgaaccccagacccactggaaagcaggaccgtggtccaacccactgcgccaccacaccccataaATTAAcaatattcattacattttcagtaaagGTCCCCTGAGTCACAGACATTATCTAGAGGCCATTCTAGCCAAGACAAGCTCAAGTGCACTATCTGCTGGATGAATTACGGGTTGAGAAAAGGAATTGTTTTTATACCTCTTGTAGGGTGATGGATGCaacttcacacatacacacacatatcatctgaaaccacttgtcccatgtggggtcatggggagccggagcctaacccgacaacatagggtgtaaggctggagggggaggggacacacccaggacaggatgccagtctgtcgcaaggcaccccacacaggcctcgaaccacagacccaccggagaggaggacccagtaaaacccactgcaccccctggatGCAACTTCATTTCTCACTATTAATTACAGAACATTAAGTCAACTAACTCACCACTCTCGGTTGCCAGCAGAAGGACACTGGTGACTGGATTATAGTTACTAGCAGTGAGTGGCGCaaagtgcaatatttaaaaCTGTGTATGAGaaccaaatgtaaaaaataaaattgtgatgTAATCATAGCTTTAATTGAACAGTCGCTGGGATGGAGAACAAGATGTTGAGCAGAAATATGTGGCTTTGCTCTCATAAGCACCAAAGTGAGTATACCTGGTACCAATGCTTTGGTCCAATTCCTTGAATGAGGTGTAGATACTTACTAGACTCTTCTTTCGAAGACACCAGCAGATGGACACTGGTGTTCTTCTCTCCATACCGGTTGTTCACCACACACCAGTAAAGCCCTTCATGTTCCTTCTGCACTTCAGGTATGTGTAGAGTTTCTGTAGTGTGTACCACAGTTCGGTTTTCCTCCAGCCATTTTGCGCTTGGTTTGGGCTTCCCATCAGCAACACAGGTGAGTTTGAGTTCAGACCCCATTTCCACATGTACAGATCCATGAATCACGGCAGCCGAGTGGGACATCGTGACTGTCACTAAGATGGGTCCATCTGGAGGAGATGTGAAGAATGCAGGTTCCGGCTTCACAACATTAGTCTGTAGCATTATGTTGTTCGAGTGTAAATTTCTTCAACAATATCTGACTAGGGAGTTCATAGAACTCAGTTCCCGTACTGAGCTACAAAACACTATGGTGTCAAGTACAAACCTTCACTGTTCTATGCTAAAGACTCCTGTATTGTTTCACTTGTCAAATTTAAACTTcagcaaaatacaataaaatgcaacaaatattACGTATCTTGCGCCACCTTCCTGATATGTACATATTTGTTAATACGgcagaaaatttttttaagcCTCAGGACAAACTTTCATTACATACTGTTTGTtcaattaatacacacacacacacattttcagaaccgctcgtcccatacagggtcacggggaaccggaagcaacccagcaacacagggcgtaaggccggagggggaggggacacacccaggacgggacgccagtccgtcgcaaggcaccccaagcgggactcgaacctcagacccaccggagagcaggactgtggtccaacccactgcgccaccgcacccctctcaattaatacattttctgtatatTCAAAATTAtcacaaaactaattttaactTGCAATAAAAAATGAGTCCCATACCAATTCCCCTAATGACCATGCTACTCACATTCAACATTGAGTGGGATGCTGGCTGTCCTGCTGGCGGTCCAGTATGGGTGTGAGACAGTACAACTGCACTGTGCCCCATGGTCTGCTGCTGTGGGCCTGAACCTGAACTCACTGAGAAGTTGGAAAGTGCCGTCGCTGATCTTTTCGGTCTTAAAGGAGACATTGCTGGGAGGCACTTGCTGACCTCTGTAGGACCACAACACTGAGATGTTCTGAGGATAGAACCCTGAGGCTGAGCAGTTCAGGGAGGATTCATGTCCAGACACCAGCGGACCTCCTGGCTTGATGTCGACTAAGGAGGGCTCAGCTAGAATATATATAGTCAATATATGAAAGCAAAGTTTTGCACTGGAACACTACTTAATCATATCTAGAATGAAGGTAAAACATGTTTACAAtttgattttatcatttttgctcagagaaaaaatataaatttagaaATATATATTGTGCAGGATAAAGTCAAGAgaagtatttttaataaaatgtccaAAATATGATCACATCATGAAGTTAGTTCCTTACCATAAAGAGACAGTTTAGTCCCGTTGCCTGTCCCCGTGAGCACTTTTCCAGGTGTTGCTATGCCTACCTTACAGTAGTACACACCCTCATCCTCTAGTCTGATATTATTTGTGTTGAAATAAgtttcacaaagaaaaagtcTTTCCATAGAGGCAAGTGGGCTACACGTTGTATTCTGAGTTCCATTAATATCAGATTTTGTTTGGTCACGAGTTTTGGAGAATGCCACATATATCTTTCGATCCTCTGAATAGTTGAATTTACAGGATAAAGTGGCTGGTTTTCCAATCTCAGCTCTGATTTCTGGAGGTTGAAGTACCGTCTTCAATGAATCTTGAATAAAAGAAACATAGTTCTGTTAGAAAACAACAATCTTCAGTGAaccttgtaatatttttataagaTTTCTATTCAAAACATTTATATCAGTTGTACAAATAAAGTATATTATACAATCCACTTGCACTTCCCGAGAAAATAGTGTAGGGCACTGCGCTCTGTGTTTGGAtagggtgaagaaggacacacggACAGTGTTCATTACGAACGTTTATTAAAACACCAGGACATGGAAAGAGATACACGCGTGAGTACAAGGCAATAATTCTCTTGGTCCAAGGTCCCCTCTTCTTCCAGGACCCGCACCTGAAGCCAACCTTCCCAGACTGCTGAACATCCCTCAGgctttcctctcctctcatGCAAGTCAACAGACACTCACTCCCTTATATTCCCCACAGC of Scleropages formosus chromosome 10, fSclFor1.1, whole genome shotgun sequence contains these proteins:
- the LOC114911707 gene encoding tapasin-like, which codes for MAKFYRISMNLLFVCCGLFTLAKGSDSLKTVLQPPEIRAEIGKPATLSCKFNYSEDRKIYVAFSKTRDQTKSDINGTQNTTCSPLASMERLFLCETYFNTNNIRLEDEGVYYCKVGIATPGKVLTGTGNGTKLSLYAEPSLVDIKPGGPLVSGHESSLNCSASGFYPQNISVLWSYRGQQVPPSNVSFKTEKISDGTFQLLSEFRFRPTAADHGAQCSCTVSHPYWTASRTASIPLNVECE